A window of the Bacillota bacterium genome harbors these coding sequences:
- a CDS encoding ABC transporter ATP-binding protein, producing MSNNNEIAIRVSNIGKCYRIYEHPSQRLKQALLCGNRKYYKEFWALRHVSFEVRKGEIVGIIGKNGSGKSTLLQIIAGTLMPTEGEIKVNGRIAALLELGSGFNPEFSGRENVFLNGSIMGISREEMENKYENIVAFADIGDFIDQPVKTYSSGMFARLAFAVSIHMDPEILIVDEVLSVGDHFFQAKCMSAINQLCARGCTILLVSHSQATIKALCSRAVLLHNGKLEMVGTSDNVIDRYYALNLEERSKQEQSIGIINSRNDIQKDTLLYNYNSICMLPFERRITERFGNGKARYVECAVFQDGKETSCVELGKPCVIRVWLYHLEDCEFPGEVGIVVRTLEGIDLFAINSFFNNMIYPAKQAGTMSVIDFTFPVQLGPGKYSVSLGYRMPVQGEYVDKVFNAAIFEVINTNSRVVPLIFDVQGHISIKHC from the coding sequence ATGAGTAATAACAACGAAATTGCAATTCGAGTAAGTAATATTGGGAAATGTTATAGAATTTATGAACATCCTAGCCAAAGATTAAAGCAGGCATTATTGTGTGGAAACAGAAAGTATTATAAAGAATTCTGGGCATTAAGGCACGTGTCTTTTGAAGTAAGAAAAGGTGAGATAGTGGGTATAATCGGAAAGAATGGCTCGGGGAAAAGTACTCTTTTACAGATTATTGCGGGTACATTAATGCCTACTGAGGGCGAAATTAAGGTTAACGGACGTATAGCGGCTTTACTTGAGTTAGGGAGTGGTTTTAATCCTGAATTTAGTGGAAGGGAAAATGTTTTTCTAAATGGAAGTATTATGGGAATTTCCCGTGAAGAAATGGAAAACAAATATGAAAATATAGTGGCCTTTGCTGATATCGGAGATTTTATTGATCAACCGGTTAAAACGTACTCGAGTGGAATGTTTGCGAGATTAGCTTTTGCGGTCAGTATTCATATGGATCCAGAAATACTAATTGTTGACGAAGTGCTTAGTGTAGGTGATCATTTCTTTCAGGCGAAGTGTATGAGTGCAATTAATCAACTCTGTGCTCGAGGTTGTACAATTCTTCTTGTCTCACATTCTCAGGCTACTATTAAAGCATTGTGTTCAAGGGCTGTGCTATTGCATAATGGAAAACTTGAGATGGTAGGTACAAGTGATAATGTTATAGATAGATATTATGCTCTTAATTTGGAAGAGAGGAGTAAACAGGAGCAATCCATCGGGATAATTAATTCAAGAAATGATATACAGAAAGATACTTTATTATATAATTATAATTCAATTTGTATGTTACCTTTCGAGCGTAGAATCACAGAAAGATTTGGGAATGGAAAAGCACGATATGTTGAGTGTGCGGTTTTTCAAGATGGCAAAGAAACTTCTTGTGTTGAGTTGGGTAAACCTTGTGTAATTCGTGTGTGGTTATATCATCTTGAGGATTGTGAGTTTCCTGGGGAAGTTGGAATTGTTGTTCGTACTCTAGAAGGAATTGATTTATTTGCAATAAATTCATTTTTTAATAATATGATTTATCCAGCTAAACAAGCTGGAACAATGTCCGTTATTGACTTTACTTTTCCAGTTCAATTAGGACCAGGAAAGTATTCAGTTTCGTTGGGATACAGAATGCCAGTTCAAGGAGAGTACGTAGATAAGGTATTTAATGCTGCTATTTTTGAAGTAATTAATACTAATTCCCGTGTTGTACCTCTGATTTTTGATGTACAGGGGCATATTTCTATAAAACATTGTTGA
- a CDS encoding methyltransferase domain-containing protein — protein sequence MYSYLPHIDITKLWQIIGAKSWRDLVTYIESIDKSSYERLGFDRLLTIVLDCTKRFGCCNGLKILDVGCNTGLFSISLAAVGNTVTGLDNFAIDIQELYEQLQFPVLNQINTRLNLVKQGILEFCDVDTNVWDIILLLSVAHHWESGYAKSGINKYTETQISKVLNKLFTSFRKAIYYECPFEEPGFASGYGYHMLRKYVNNFTTYKLYEIGTTIGPNGYLRQLLRIER from the coding sequence TTGTATAGTTACCTCCCTCATATAGATATAACTAAATTGTGGCAAATAATAGGCGCCAAATCGTGGAGAGATTTAGTAACGTATATAGAAAGTATTGATAAATCTTCTTATGAACGGTTGGGGTTTGATAGATTATTGACAATCGTACTGGATTGTACGAAAAGATTTGGATGTTGTAACGGGTTGAAAATACTTGATGTAGGATGTAATACAGGACTTTTTTCAATATCTTTGGCTGCGGTTGGGAATACAGTTACGGGTCTCGACAATTTTGCGATTGATATCCAAGAGCTATATGAGCAACTACAGTTTCCCGTTCTTAACCAAATTAATACAAGATTGAATCTGGTAAAGCAAGGGATTTTAGAGTTTTGTGATGTAGACACCAATGTATGGGATATTATCTTACTTCTATCAGTCGCTCATCATTGGGAATCAGGATATGCCAAAAGCGGAATTAATAAATATACTGAAACACAGATTAGTAAAGTATTAAATAAACTTTTCACTTCATTTAGAAAAGCAATATATTATGAATGTCCATTTGAAGAGCCAGGTTTCGCCTCTGGATATGGTTATCATATGCTTCGGAAGTATGTGAATAATTTTACAACATACAAATTATATGAAATAGGAACAACGATTGGGCCTAATGGATATCTTAGACAGTTATTAAGAATAGAAAGGTGA
- a CDS encoding glycosyltransferase, with the protein MPLYLRNNNSIDKATLQYQLSDIKVSFCSETCLLRHLPNDAIYVRNGQTPGTWLAVLLESTSQLIIPIPSVNRTEKHVLGPQDYNNAHKRWSKLVGHKCSNIMSINKICECMALVTIQEGIPLVDANTTPPWQRWRLKEPDIFSQNKGVDYDSWAQWMAGLASGLAFLHGKGLAHGDPFPYNALILDKHSVWVDLGNLSEGTFQIETDVWCFSVFTLIYTFSLCAEWSESCLDEIIKILAEDEPNQMAAAMHQVLLKRRTDVIPSLDGIAFFNNLRRAWEKYEPLMRNDSFGSTGRKMFLRGLNLYYADMLKWIKNSKYLSDLIECERARHFMVESELRRLMVPKEEVNILRNERDNLLVSEAMHKQAAFEQKIAYEKQIEELNQRLSESEKEWKSERDKLLISEAMYKQKATEYERQIDDLNRCLYEYENKLKTLETTITQYQQVNDKNITIINECIQLAERVSSDLSQLYISRSYKILRFLRLLKDELLSGSYSRIIAVLKKLFVYLMGKRNILTDYWKTDLVYHNLQLMQDNILKLKMEKNLSLPLLPEIENIVPENRRITFRTDGMKGKKVAYFTNQLLDWNDQRPRYGGGERYCLNIAQLLRENGFEVDLYQLAPNKFQGDYHGFSVQAIPHGEFYSEFNLGASNSFYDISLNYDYVIYNMPELSATRMRPDAIMICHGIWFDHDNYPTAKFRRKEWFRYLYNAFKNPRTIVSVDTNSINVIRSLWPELATKMTYIPNFVDHRLFYPREDKDSVNDLLTIIFPRRSQINRGSRILGEILKRIHSKNVKIYWVGEGDEQDTKLIKDLCMFDSRLHYVSASFEEMPDWYRKADICVIPTIACEGTSLSCIEALASGCAVIATNVGGLPDIIHDGINGRLVDPTPQAIATAINELIENTEERKRLQRNGVISSHAFSLERWKTAWLEILKRNNWITEPVNSFVSTDIPNDCDKNRCNEKRFKTVIVTRNAYHGGVETLIKLESYGLKAPVIVAGGLNDPVKTCPFSYTYVSTYEELRDQLQHFDVVLYHWPLDWAVEAIKDSGLPSIEFVHRIDTSECDKSVPTLVVTHSEYVAEYLEDNFDVDVRLVPNCVDIEHFKPGEPVEKNVIGAITSYYETKGIDIFLEAWAKIAERYPNIIVRFYGAGDQLESLKQKARQLRLNVDFRGPLSDPASAYREYKLYITAARIEGLPLAVLEALASNIRVVASDIPGHSVINEIARNNGMPEPLILFSSENVDDLVEKIEYALNLEEEPNVREVVQTIFSPQKHVTELKNVIKEAYELGAKHPKIELKCLEESENTGVLAENELSEGFFFISQGSDNNWIVEDKRNSVSDEIISTYSRFICYRYYPSSSADRISCLITCEFDNSADVYVQFDWYDQQNKLLKMVGSGRRVDFANQRMYIMQQIPQELKGNLNYIRVNIRPNPGQLVKIRKIKIASWKEIC; encoded by the coding sequence ATGCCACTGTACCTGCGGAATAATAACTCTATTGACAAGGCGACCCTACAATATCAACTTAGTGACATTAAGGTGAGTTTCTGTTCGGAAACTTGCTTATTAAGACATTTGCCAAATGATGCTATCTATGTTAGGAATGGTCAGACTCCCGGCACATGGTTGGCTGTATTATTGGAATCTACTTCCCAATTGATAATACCAATTCCAAGTGTAAATAGAACTGAAAAGCATGTTCTAGGACCACAAGACTATAATAATGCTCATAAAAGGTGGAGTAAGCTTGTTGGTCATAAATGTTCAAATATTATGTCTATAAATAAGATTTGTGAGTGTATGGCCCTAGTTACAATACAAGAGGGAATACCTCTGGTAGATGCAAATACTACACCACCATGGCAACGTTGGAGACTGAAGGAGCCTGATATTTTTTCACAGAATAAAGGGGTTGATTATGATTCTTGGGCTCAATGGATGGCTGGATTAGCTTCGGGCCTAGCTTTTCTCCATGGTAAAGGATTAGCGCATGGAGATCCATTTCCTTATAATGCCTTAATTTTAGACAAACATTCAGTTTGGGTTGATTTAGGGAATCTAAGTGAAGGGACATTTCAGATTGAAACTGATGTCTGGTGTTTCAGTGTATTTACGTTAATATATACTTTTTCTCTTTGCGCTGAGTGGAGCGAATCTTGTTTAGACGAAATTATAAAAATTTTAGCAGAAGATGAACCTAATCAAATGGCGGCTGCTATGCATCAAGTTTTATTAAAGCGGCGAACGGATGTTATCCCATCTCTTGATGGTATTGCTTTTTTTAATAATTTAAGAAGGGCTTGGGAGAAATATGAACCGCTAATGCGTAATGATAGCTTTGGGTCTACTGGTAGAAAAATGTTTCTAAGAGGCTTGAACTTATATTATGCTGATATGCTAAAATGGATAAAAAATTCTAAATATTTATCGGATCTTATTGAATGCGAAAGAGCAAGGCATTTTATGGTAGAATCAGAGCTTCGCCGATTAATGGTTCCTAAAGAGGAGGTAAATATTCTAAGAAATGAAAGGGATAATTTACTAGTTTCCGAGGCCATGCATAAACAAGCTGCTTTTGAACAAAAAATTGCTTATGAGAAACAAATAGAGGAATTAAACCAACGTTTAAGTGAATCTGAAAAAGAGTGGAAAAGCGAAAGGGATAAGTTGCTAATATCTGAGGCAATGTATAAACAAAAAGCTACTGAATATGAGAGACAAATAGATGACTTAAATCGGTGCTTATATGAATATGAAAACAAATTAAAAACTTTGGAAACAACAATAACGCAATACCAACAGGTTAATGATAAAAATATAACAATAATTAACGAATGTATTCAGCTGGCCGAACGGGTTAGTTCTGATCTTTCTCAACTATATATATCACGCTCTTATAAAATATTACGCTTTTTACGTTTATTAAAAGATGAATTACTCTCCGGTTCGTATTCCAGAATAATTGCTGTGTTAAAGAAATTATTTGTCTATCTTATGGGCAAACGAAATATTCTGACGGATTATTGGAAGACTGACTTAGTATACCATAATCTACAATTAATGCAAGATAACATTCTTAAATTAAAAATGGAAAAAAATCTTAGTCTACCACTTCTTCCAGAGATAGAAAATATTGTACCTGAAAATCGGCGTATCACCTTCCGAACAGATGGAATGAAAGGGAAAAAAGTGGCTTATTTTACAAACCAACTACTTGATTGGAATGATCAAAGGCCACGATACGGTGGGGGTGAGCGATACTGTCTAAATATTGCCCAATTATTGAGAGAGAACGGCTTTGAAGTAGATTTATACCAACTGGCGCCTAATAAGTTTCAAGGTGACTACCATGGATTCAGCGTACAAGCAATACCACATGGCGAGTTTTATTCAGAATTCAATCTTGGTGCGTCAAATTCATTTTATGATATCTCTCTTAATTATGATTATGTTATCTATAATATGCCTGAACTATCAGCAACTCGCATGAGACCCGACGCAATTATGATTTGCCATGGAATTTGGTTTGACCATGATAATTATCCAACGGCTAAGTTTAGGCGAAAAGAGTGGTTTAGATATCTTTATAATGCGTTTAAAAACCCACGAACTATTGTCAGCGTTGATACTAATTCTATCAACGTAATACGTTCTTTATGGCCTGAACTGGCTACTAAGATGACCTATATTCCAAATTTTGTTGATCATCGTCTCTTTTATCCGAGAGAAGATAAAGATAGTGTAAATGATTTACTAACTATTATTTTCCCTAGAAGAAGTCAAATTAATAGGGGTAGTCGTATATTGGGAGAAATATTAAAGCGTATTCATAGTAAGAATGTAAAAATATATTGGGTTGGCGAAGGTGATGAACAGGATACTAAATTAATTAAAGACCTTTGTATGTTTGATTCTCGATTACACTACGTTAGTGCTTCATTTGAAGAGATGCCTGATTGGTATCGTAAAGCTGACATTTGTGTTATTCCTACTATAGCTTGTGAAGGAACTAGCCTATCGTGTATTGAGGCATTGGCTTCCGGATGTGCTGTAATTGCTACTAATGTAGGTGGGCTTCCGGATATTATTCATGATGGTATTAATGGCCGATTAGTAGATCCTACACCACAAGCTATTGCTACTGCTATTAATGAACTTATAGAGAACACGGAAGAGAGAAAGCGTTTGCAACGAAATGGCGTTATTTCATCGCATGCTTTTTCCCTTGAACGATGGAAAACAGCATGGCTTGAAATACTTAAGCGAAATAATTGGATAACAGAACCAGTAAATTCTTTCGTGTCTACCGATATTCCCAACGACTGTGATAAGAATCGATGTAATGAAAAGAGATTTAAGACGGTAATAGTTACTCGAAATGCGTACCATGGAGGGGTGGAGACTTTAATAAAACTTGAAAGCTATGGCCTTAAAGCGCCAGTAATTGTAGCTGGTGGTCTTAATGATCCAGTAAAAACATGTCCATTTTCCTATACTTATGTATCGACGTATGAAGAACTGAGAGATCAGTTGCAACATTTTGATGTTGTACTTTATCATTGGCCTTTAGATTGGGCAGTTGAGGCAATAAAGGATTCAGGTCTGCCCTCAATAGAATTTGTTCATCGAATTGATACATCTGAATGTGATAAATCTGTACCTACGCTTGTTGTCACTCATTCTGAATATGTTGCAGAGTATCTTGAAGATAACTTTGATGTTGACGTTAGACTTGTTCCAAATTGTGTTGATATTGAACATTTCAAGCCTGGAGAACCTGTGGAAAAAAATGTTATTGGGGCAATAACAAGTTATTATGAGACTAAAGGTATAGATATTTTTCTGGAAGCGTGGGCTAAAATAGCAGAAAGATATCCTAACATTATTGTGCGTTTTTATGGTGCAGGTGACCAATTAGAAAGCTTGAAGCAAAAGGCCAGGCAGCTTAGATTAAATGTTGATTTTAGAGGGCCTTTAAGTGATCCGGCGTCTGCTTATAGGGAATATAAATTGTATATAACAGCAGCTCGGATAGAAGGTCTCCCTTTGGCTGTTCTTGAAGCACTTGCCAGTAATATTAGAGTTGTTGCCTCAGACATTCCAGGACATTCGGTTATTAACGAGATTGCAAGAAACAATGGGATGCCTGAACCATTGATCCTTTTTTCTTCAGAAAATGTTGATGATTTAGTAGAGAAAATTGAATATGCCTTAAATTTAGAAGAAGAACCGAACGTTAGAGAAGTTGTTCAAACCATTTTTTCTCCTCAAAAGCATGTTACTGAACTTAAAAACGTGATAAAGGAGGCTTATGAACTGGGAGCAAAACATCCGAAGATAGAGCTCAAGTGTTTAGAGGAAAGTGAAAATACAGGTGTTTTAGCTGAAAATGAATTGTCCGAGGGATTTTTCTTTATTTCTCAGGGATCTGATAATAATTGGATTGTTGAAGACAAGAGGAACTCAGTCAGCGATGAAATTATTTCTACTTACAGCAGATTTATTTGTTATAGGTATTACCCAAGTTCATCGGCAGACCGTATTTCGTGTTTAATTACTTGTGAATTTGATAATAGCGCGGATGTTTATGTTCAGTTTGATTGGTATGATCAACAGAATAAGCTACTTAAAATGGTTGGTTCAGGTAGGCGAGTTGATTTTGCTAACCAGCGGATGTACATTATGCAACAGATACCTCAAGAACTCAAAGGCAATTTAAATTACATTCGTGTAAACATTAGGCCTAATCCTGGTCAATTAGTAAAAATTCGGAAGATTAAAATTGCTAGTTGGAAAGAAATATGTTAG